The Corynebacterium pseudopelargi genome contains a region encoding:
- a CDS encoding MetQ/NlpA family ABC transporter substrate-binding protein — protein sequence MKKQLAAVFASAIAATGLVACGNDDKADDATVTIGTTDSAKKAWSVWEDKAKENGINLEIENFSDYNTPNQALTQKQIDANLFQHLDFLATYNVKSNSDLAPVGSTEVVPLALFWKDHDSIDGIDGEEVAIPNDPTNQARAINVLKSKDLVKLKKDDVAKPTPADVDTEKSKVKLTPVDAAQTSTAYFEGKPAIINNTFLDRAGIDPKTAVLQDDPSDPSTEPFINVLVTTKDNVDNENLKKLVELWHTPEVQKAVEEDSKGTSVSVDRSQEDLQKILDRLEEQNK from the coding sequence ATGAAAAAGCAACTCGCCGCCGTGTTCGCCTCCGCAATCGCCGCCACCGGACTGGTGGCCTGCGGCAACGACGATAAGGCCGACGACGCCACCGTGACCATCGGCACCACCGACTCCGCCAAGAAGGCCTGGAGCGTGTGGGAAGACAAGGCCAAGGAAAACGGCATCAACCTGGAAATCGAGAACTTCTCCGATTACAACACCCCCAACCAGGCGCTGACCCAAAAGCAGATCGACGCCAACCTCTTCCAGCACCTCGACTTCCTTGCTACCTACAATGTGAAGTCCAATTCAGACCTCGCACCGGTTGGCTCCACCGAGGTCGTGCCGCTGGCACTGTTCTGGAAGGATCACGACTCCATCGACGGCATCGATGGCGAAGAGGTAGCCATCCCCAACGATCCCACCAACCAGGCTCGCGCCATCAACGTGCTCAAGAGCAAAGACCTGGTCAAGCTGAAAAAGGACGACGTAGCAAAGCCCACCCCGGCTGATGTGGATACCGAGAAGTCCAAGGTGAAGCTCACCCCCGTGGATGCGGCACAGACTTCCACCGCCTACTTCGAGGGCAAGCCTGCCATCATCAACAACACCTTCCTTGATCGCGCCGGCATCGACCCGAAGACCGCCGTGCTCCAGGACGATCCTTCGGATCCTTCCACCGAGCCCTTCATCAACGTGCTCGTTACCACCAAGGACAACGTGGATAACGAGAACCTGAAAAAGCTCGTTGAGCTCTGGCACACCCCTGAGGTGCAAAAGGCCGTAGAGGAAGACTCCAAGGGCACCTCCGTTTCCGTGGATCGTTCCCAGGAAGATCTGCAGAAGATCCTTGATCGCCTCGAGGAGCAAAACAAGTAA
- a CDS encoding AMIN-like domain-containing (lipo)protein, producing the protein MKKIASLITVVGLTVGLAACDDDDPKLNPLSSETSTTTKKVTSTATVSPSNTADRQQLREQAEKEEAGIAPLGDASVAAKEQRPQSVGAVVTDVRVGHHDGFDRIVFDIEGSDAPGWYVDYTDTPAQMGSGHALEYNGKVALIINIDGVSYPFETTIESADLSKIGGAGHIKEVREHGIYEGRQMFVAGLDSRRPYSVQLLQNPTRVVVDIVDN; encoded by the coding sequence ATGAAAAAAATCGCATCGCTTATTACCGTTGTTGGCTTGACCGTCGGCCTTGCCGCGTGCGATGACGACGACCCTAAGCTCAACCCCTTAAGCTCTGAGACTTCCACCACCACCAAGAAGGTCACCTCCACCGCCACGGTGTCTCCTTCCAATACTGCTGATCGCCAGCAACTGCGCGAGCAGGCAGAAAAAGAAGAAGCGGGCATTGCCCCCTTGGGTGATGCTTCAGTAGCTGCCAAGGAGCAGCGCCCACAAAGCGTTGGCGCGGTGGTCACCGATGTGCGCGTTGGACACCACGATGGTTTTGATCGCATCGTGTTCGATATCGAGGGCTCCGATGCACCCGGTTGGTATGTGGATTACACCGACACCCCAGCGCAGATGGGTTCCGGGCATGCCTTGGAGTACAACGGCAAGGTTGCCTTGATTATCAATATCGACGGTGTGAGCTATCCCTTTGAAACCACCATCGAGTCTGCCGACTTAAGCAAGATCGGCGGCGCTGGGCACATTAAGGAAGTTCGCGAGCATGGCATCTATGAAGGCCGCCAGATGTTCGTTGCTGGCCTTGATAGCCGCCGCCCCTATTCGGTGCAGCTACTACAAAACCCCACCCGCGTTGTGGTGGATATTGTAGATAACTAG
- a CDS encoding Y-family DNA polymerase — translation MRVLALWCPDWPVQAAMMAGLVPSGAAVMINANHRISVCNAAARAQGVRRGMRTREAQAIANALVVDADEQRDAATFAGIAESLDQVASSIEILRPGLALVNAEAAGRFHGGEDCAAEKLIDASAREHMDSFIGIADDISTAVIAARTQDIVPPGGSQAFLRNQPISRLLEPALGCEAEVVRTLDALGVCTLGAIDELGVRAMITRFGAAGRRCYEVAAARDTRLVAPAIQPADLGVQITPETPITRVHEAAFAGRELAAQLHQRLLAQGLVCLRLKITAYAGQQVCERIWRTREPLSERATAERIRWQLDAWLQHAQLEQGGGIQELRLQPIECAPPEHYGLWGHTSDHARQQVLARVQSTLGIDAVLQPISSGGRGVEDRVQLVPFGESQEAQAAFAGAIPGPLPASIGHPSTRAQLVDAHGQPIRVIEAALSAPPAGLQWGKKRYRITGWAGPWPVDDQWWVGGQPCARLQVVAEGPHAWLLVWAGQWRVEASYT, via the coding sequence ATGAGGGTTTTGGCGTTGTGGTGTCCTGATTGGCCCGTGCAGGCAGCGATGATGGCCGGGCTTGTGCCTAGCGGTGCTGCGGTGATGATCAATGCCAACCACCGCATTAGCGTGTGTAATGCTGCCGCCAGAGCCCAGGGGGTGCGCCGTGGCATGCGCACGCGTGAAGCCCAGGCGATTGCCAATGCCCTGGTGGTCGATGCCGATGAGCAGCGTGATGCAGCCACCTTTGCAGGCATTGCAGAATCCTTAGATCAGGTGGCCTCAAGTATTGAGATTCTGCGCCCCGGCCTAGCCTTGGTCAATGCAGAGGCCGCGGGGCGTTTTCACGGCGGTGAAGATTGTGCCGCAGAAAAGCTTATCGACGCCTCCGCGCGCGAACACATGGATAGCTTCATCGGCATTGCCGACGACATTTCCACCGCCGTGATTGCCGCGCGTACCCAAGATATTGTGCCACCGGGTGGCTCACAGGCCTTCTTGCGTAATCAGCCCATTAGCCGCCTATTAGAGCCCGCCTTGGGCTGTGAGGCAGAGGTGGTGCGCACACTCGATGCGCTTGGGGTATGCACCCTCGGGGCCATTGATGAGCTGGGTGTGCGTGCGATGATCACGCGCTTTGGTGCCGCAGGCAGGCGTTGCTATGAGGTGGCGGCAGCCCGTGATACTCGCCTGGTGGCCCCTGCGATACAGCCTGCGGATCTCGGCGTGCAGATCACTCCCGAAACCCCCATCACTCGCGTGCATGAGGCCGCCTTTGCCGGGCGTGAATTAGCCGCGCAGTTGCATCAGCGCCTCCTGGCCCAGGGGCTTGTATGCCTGCGATTAAAAATCACTGCTTATGCAGGCCAGCAGGTATGTGAGCGCATCTGGCGCACACGCGAACCTCTAAGTGAGCGCGCTACTGCAGAAAGGATCCGTTGGCAGCTTGATGCCTGGCTGCAGCATGCGCAGCTAGAGCAGGGTGGCGGGATCCAAGAATTGCGCTTGCAGCCAATTGAGTGCGCCCCACCAGAACACTACGGGCTGTGGGGGCATACATCGGATCATGCGCGCCAGCAGGTGCTTGCGCGAGTGCAATCCACCCTAGGCATCGATGCGGTGCTCCAACCCATCAGCAGTGGTGGCAGGGGTGTAGAAGATCGCGTGCAGTTGGTGCCTTTTGGCGAATCCCAAGAAGCCCAGGCCGCTTTCGCCGGTGCCATTCCAGGGCCATTGCCGGCAAGCATTGGCCACCCCAGCACTAGGGCGCAGCTTGTTGATGCCCACGGCCAGCCCATTCGTGTGATCGAGGCTGCCTTAAGCGCCCCACCGGCAGGGTTGCAGTGGGGCAAGAAGCGCTATCGCATCACTGGATGGGCAGGCCCTTGGCCGGTGGATGATCAATGGTGGGTAGGCGGGCAGCCCTGTGCGCGCCTCCAGGTTGTGGCCGAAGGCCCACACGCATGGTTATTGGTGTGGGCAGGCCAATGGCGGGTAGAGGCCAGCTATACCTAG
- a CDS encoding sucrase ferredoxin, whose protein sequence is MTTRCSDVQPEPLPGTARTGATFVLMEHHGPWSRDILDGGTLAHTECFRDIPGFTLIRKPGRAGRKPKRLRNVYLVFAAHNIVEHLEVPEAMVPNLDFSGPGRNAAHGATTLDAPVLLTCTHAKRDQCCALKGRPIVADLQQRFPDGHIWECSHAKGHRFAPAMLLYPWGFSFGRLNNEAAAELYRYACNGLLFYPGNRGRTTLNAQEQVVELAVAEKLHQAGEAVAMDALSTTGTRVRHADGRQWEVSLECIEVEGVIASCGGAAKQGKAWVPAQVELLTTPEG, encoded by the coding sequence ATGACTACCCGGTGCTCCGATGTTCAACCAGAACCCCTACCCGGTACCGCGAGAACCGGGGCAACATTTGTGCTGATGGAACATCACGGCCCCTGGAGCAGAGACATCCTTGATGGCGGCACGCTCGCCCACACCGAATGCTTCCGAGACATCCCCGGTTTCACGCTCATTCGCAAACCAGGCCGGGCAGGCCGCAAGCCGAAGCGCCTGCGCAACGTCTACCTGGTGTTTGCAGCACACAACATCGTCGAACACCTCGAAGTGCCAGAGGCGATGGTGCCCAACCTGGATTTCTCTGGACCTGGCCGCAACGCAGCACACGGTGCCACCACCTTAGATGCACCAGTGCTGCTGACCTGCACACATGCCAAGCGCGATCAGTGCTGCGCCCTCAAAGGCAGGCCGATCGTTGCCGATTTGCAGCAGCGCTTCCCCGATGGCCACATCTGGGAGTGCTCTCATGCCAAAGGCCACCGCTTTGCCCCCGCCATGCTGCTCTACCCCTGGGGCTTTTCATTCGGGCGGCTAAATAACGAAGCCGCAGCCGAGCTCTATCGCTATGCCTGCAATGGCCTGCTTTTTTATCCAGGCAATCGTGGGCGCACCACCTTAAATGCCCAAGAGCAGGTCGTAGAGCTGGCAGTGGCAGAAAAGCTCCACCAAGCCGGCGAGGCGGTGGCCATGGATGCGCTGAGCACCACGGGTACGAGGGTGCGCCATGCCGATGGCAGGCAGTGGGAGGTAAGCCTTGAATGCATCGAGGTAGAAGGCGTGATTGCTTCTTGTGGCGGTGCTGCCAAACAGGGCAAAGCGTGGGTTCCGGCTCAGGTGGAGCTTCTTACTACGCCGGAAGGCTAA
- a CDS encoding methionine ABC transporter permease, translating into MSTTTFGALNSAISSSADAANTAILAADWDRLGPTFGEAIVDTLVMVSVTLVVGGILGLAIGVLLYTTRAGGILQNKAFYTLLNVLVNFVRPIPFIIMITAFGPLTLAVVGTTIGREAAMFIMSIAATFGVARIVEQNLVAIDPGVIEAARSMGASPWQIITTVIIPEALGPLVLGYTFIFIAIVDMSAMAGYIGGGGLGDFAIVYGYRAYDWEVTYVATFVIILIVQVAQLFGNWLSKKIMRR; encoded by the coding sequence ATGAGCACCACCACCTTCGGCGCATTGAACTCCGCAATCAGCTCGAGTGCAGATGCAGCCAATACCGCAATCCTTGCAGCCGATTGGGACCGTTTAGGCCCCACCTTTGGCGAGGCCATCGTCGATACCTTGGTCATGGTTTCTGTGACCTTGGTGGTAGGCGGCATCTTAGGTCTTGCCATCGGCGTGCTGCTTTATACCACCCGCGCGGGCGGCATTTTGCAGAACAAGGCCTTTTATACCCTGCTGAATGTCTTGGTGAACTTCGTTCGCCCCATCCCCTTCATCATCATGATCACCGCCTTTGGTCCGCTTACCTTGGCGGTGGTGGGAACCACGATTGGGCGCGAAGCCGCAATGTTTATCATGTCCATCGCCGCTACCTTCGGCGTGGCCCGCATTGTGGAACAAAACCTCGTGGCCATTGATCCCGGCGTGATCGAAGCTGCCCGCTCCATGGGTGCAAGCCCCTGGCAGATCATTACCACCGTGATCATCCCCGAGGCGCTCGGCCCGCTGGTTTTGGGTTATACCTTCATCTTTATCGCCATCGTGGACATGTCGGCCATGGCCGGCTACATCGGCGGCGGCGGTTTGGGTGACTTCGCCATCGTCTACGGCTATCGCGCCTACGACTGGGAGGTAACCTATGTGGCCACCTTCGTGATCATCTTGATCGTCCAAGTCGCCCAGCTTTTCGGCAACTGGCTGTCCAAGAAGATCATGCGCCGCTAG
- a CDS encoding methionine ABC transporter ATP-binding protein, with translation MSGTKVEFEGVSKVFGGTITALDNVTLTVEPGEIIGVIGYSGAGKSTLVRMINGLDKPTSGALRLDGTDIVGMSEKQLRKVRRNIGMIFQQFNLLNSKTVAGNVEYPLKLAGMSSAERKARVQELLDFVGLGDRGKHYPEQLSGGQKQRVGIARALATDPALLLADEATSALDPETTEEVLALLRRVNRELGITIVVITHEMDVVRSIADKVAVMEQGKVVEYGSVYEVFSNPRTGVAQRFVATSLRNTPDEFEAEDLLVHEGRLFTITLSEESGFFSAAAAAKDHGAIIHIVHGGITTLQKHSFGKVTVRLVGPEDVVEQFYQALKRTTNIEEITR, from the coding sequence ATGTCAGGCACCAAGGTTGAGTTCGAAGGCGTATCCAAAGTCTTCGGCGGCACCATCACGGCGCTCGATAACGTCACGCTCACCGTCGAACCAGGCGAGATCATCGGCGTGATCGGCTACTCCGGTGCCGGTAAATCCACGTTGGTGCGCATGATCAACGGCCTAGATAAGCCCACCAGCGGCGCGCTGCGCCTCGACGGCACCGATATCGTGGGCATGTCAGAAAAGCAGTTGCGCAAAGTGCGCCGCAATATTGGCATGATCTTCCAGCAATTTAACTTGCTCAACTCCAAAACGGTGGCGGGCAATGTGGAATATCCGCTCAAGCTGGCCGGTATGTCTTCTGCCGAGCGCAAAGCGCGCGTGCAGGAATTGCTCGACTTCGTAGGCCTTGGCGATCGCGGAAAGCACTACCCCGAGCAGCTTTCCGGCGGCCAAAAGCAGCGTGTGGGCATCGCCCGCGCACTGGCCACCGATCCCGCGTTGCTACTGGCAGACGAAGCCACCTCGGCACTTGACCCAGAAACCACCGAGGAAGTTCTGGCACTGCTGCGCCGGGTGAATCGTGAACTTGGCATCACCATCGTGGTGATTACCCACGAGATGGATGTGGTGCGTTCTATTGCCGATAAAGTCGCGGTGATGGAGCAAGGCAAAGTGGTGGAATATGGCTCTGTTTATGAGGTGTTTTCCAATCCACGCACCGGTGTGGCGCAGCGCTTTGTGGCTACCTCCTTGCGCAACACCCCCGATGAGTTTGAGGCAGAAGACCTCCTCGTGCATGAGGGGCGCCTTTTTACCATCACCTTGTCGGAGGAATCCGGGTTCTTTAGTGCCGCGGCTGCAGCCAAGGATCATGGCGCCATCATCCACATCGTCCACGGCGGCATCACTACCTTGCAAAAGCACTCCTTTGGCAAGGTCACGGTGCGCCTGGTGGGCCCCGAAGATGTAGTAGAGCAGTTCTACCAGGCCTTGAAGCGCACCACGAATATTGAGGAGATCACCCGATGA
- a CDS encoding error-prone DNA polymerase — protein MDDNPTLGICGGGLEWADIHSVLNGTFDKVLVPASHRSRLRSSAFYSAEGSGEQAGGQAGGQAGSGVQAGSGGAELHAKSSFAFLEGASSPEDYVEAAQALGLSALCLMDRDGLYGAMEFALAAADAGVQTVFGAELSIDPTLPPLPVLCKSPEGYRRLSLSITQAAMRTGEKGQVAYPSLELLAQAANKQWYVLLPAAWHKRAQEVVDAFGAHNVLGLFESTMCPTDCDDHEVLAALCQRHGIRGIVSGSPTAAFAAHARLAGAKAGLRKRASLAQHRPHTHPAGGSWLKAMPQVAACVVGGAALLHTTDDIAKECAFALDLLIPALPHWEVPEGHTEMSWLRHLVREGVQQRYEPRYRGDEEALAKVWAQIRHELEIIEQLGFPGYFLIVHDIVQFCHRSNILCQGRGSAANSVVCFALGITNVDPIAARLLFERFLSPERDGPPDIDIDIESTRREEVIQYVYRRYGRDNAAQVANLITYRRRGALRDASRALGYPQGSADGWAKGFQAVPEDVDALAQQFLEHPRHLGIHSGGMVICDRPIANVVPVEWARMEGRSVVQWDKESCAAAGLVKFDLLGLGMLEALHHMIDLVEEQHGRRVNLWELDLAEAEIYAMLSRGDAVGVFQVESRAQMATLPRLKPREFFDLVVEVALIRPGPIQGGSVHPYIRRRNGLEPVEYDHPILRNALEKTLGIPLFQEQLMQMAVDAAGFSGAEADELRRAMGSKRSPKKMAAMKQRFYQGLAGNGIDGEVAHKLWNKIVAFAAYGFPESHSQSFASLVYFSAWFKYHYPAEFCVGLLRAQPMGFYSPQSLLADAKRHGVTTLPIDVNCSQVEASIEQGAIRLGLNLVKGLGEKAAAAVVAHAPYQDVGDLARRADLGRAKIEALARAGALERFGSRRQALWQAGTVEHAGMLPGLAVEAPALPGMTAFELMASDIASTGVSEIQPIEMLREWLDTQGVLKACDLLTPEDGTRIRIAGVITHRQRPKTAQGVTFLGMEDETGLMNIVVSVGLWERSLLARSAKAVMVRGIVQNQNGVASIVADKFEPLPLAHALSRGSRDFR, from the coding sequence ATGGACGATAACCCAACGCTTGGTATCTGCGGTGGAGGCCTTGAATGGGCAGATATTCATAGCGTGCTCAACGGCACCTTTGACAAGGTCCTCGTGCCCGCATCGCATCGAAGCCGGCTACGCTCCAGCGCTTTTTACTCTGCCGAAGGTTCGGGCGAGCAGGCTGGTGGGCAAGCTGGCGGGCAAGCGGGCAGCGGTGTGCAAGCTGGGAGCGGTGGGGCGGAGCTTCACGCCAAAAGCTCCTTTGCCTTTCTTGAAGGGGCTTCAAGCCCCGAGGACTATGTAGAAGCCGCCCAAGCATTAGGGCTGAGCGCGCTGTGCTTGATGGATAGAGACGGACTCTATGGCGCCATGGAATTTGCGCTGGCCGCTGCAGATGCAGGAGTGCAGACCGTCTTTGGGGCAGAGCTCAGCATTGATCCCACGCTGCCACCGTTGCCTGTGCTGTGTAAAAGCCCAGAGGGGTATCGCCGTTTAAGCCTTAGCATTACCCAAGCAGCCATGCGCACCGGCGAAAAAGGCCAGGTGGCGTACCCGAGCCTGGAATTGCTTGCGCAGGCAGCAAATAAGCAGTGGTATGTATTACTGCCTGCTGCCTGGCACAAGCGCGCACAGGAAGTAGTGGATGCCTTTGGCGCGCACAATGTGCTGGGCCTATTTGAATCCACCATGTGCCCCACCGACTGCGATGATCACGAGGTACTTGCAGCGCTATGCCAACGCCATGGCATACGCGGCATCGTCAGCGGATCACCTACCGCAGCATTCGCAGCACATGCGCGCCTTGCCGGGGCAAAAGCCGGATTACGGAAGCGGGCATCTCTTGCCCAACACCGCCCGCACACCCACCCCGCGGGAGGGTCGTGGCTTAAAGCCATGCCGCAGGTGGCAGCCTGTGTGGTTGGGGGAGCCGCACTTTTGCACACCACCGATGACATAGCCAAAGAATGTGCCTTTGCCCTCGATCTGCTGATCCCCGCACTGCCACACTGGGAGGTTCCCGAGGGGCATACAGAGATGAGTTGGCTACGCCACCTGGTGCGTGAAGGAGTACAGCAACGCTATGAGCCGCGCTACCGCGGTGATGAAGAAGCACTGGCCAAGGTGTGGGCGCAGATCCGCCATGAGCTTGAGATTATTGAGCAACTCGGTTTTCCCGGCTACTTCCTCATCGTGCACGATATTGTGCAGTTTTGTCACCGCTCCAATATTTTGTGCCAAGGCCGCGGCAGTGCCGCGAATTCTGTGGTGTGCTTCGCGCTTGGCATTACCAATGTGGACCCGATTGCCGCCCGGCTGTTATTTGAGCGCTTCTTATCCCCAGAACGCGACGGCCCACCAGATATTGATATTGATATTGAATCCACCCGGCGTGAGGAAGTGATCCAATACGTCTACCGCCGCTATGGCAGAGATAATGCAGCGCAGGTAGCCAACCTCATTACCTACCGGCGCCGTGGCGCACTCCGCGATGCATCCCGCGCCTTGGGCTACCCCCAAGGCAGTGCCGATGGTTGGGCGAAGGGCTTTCAAGCAGTACCAGAAGATGTAGACGCATTAGCGCAACAATTTCTAGAGCACCCACGGCATCTTGGCATCCATTCAGGTGGCATGGTGATTTGCGATCGCCCCATTGCCAATGTGGTGCCAGTGGAATGGGCGCGCATGGAAGGCCGCTCGGTGGTGCAGTGGGATAAAGAAAGCTGCGCTGCCGCAGGCTTGGTCAAGTTTGACCTGCTTGGCCTTGGCATGCTGGAAGCCCTACACCACATGATCGACCTGGTAGAAGAACAGCACGGTAGGCGCGTCAACCTTTGGGAGCTCGACTTAGCCGAAGCAGAAATCTATGCCATGCTTTCGCGCGGCGATGCCGTAGGGGTGTTTCAGGTGGAATCGCGCGCCCAGATGGCCACCCTGCCCAGGCTGAAGCCACGGGAATTTTTCGATCTAGTGGTAGAAGTCGCACTTATTCGCCCAGGGCCTATCCAAGGTGGTTCGGTGCACCCATATATTCGCCGCCGCAACGGGCTTGAGCCGGTGGAATATGATCACCCAATTTTGCGCAATGCTTTAGAAAAGACCCTCGGCATCCCGCTGTTTCAGGAACAACTCATGCAAATGGCGGTGGATGCCGCAGGGTTTAGTGGCGCCGAGGCCGATGAATTGCGCCGCGCCATGGGCTCGAAGCGCTCGCCAAAGAAGATGGCGGCAATGAAGCAACGCTTCTATCAAGGCCTAGCTGGCAATGGCATCGATGGAGAAGTGGCGCACAAGCTGTGGAATAAGATCGTGGCCTTTGCCGCCTATGGCTTCCCCGAATCCCACTCGCAGTCCTTTGCCTCCCTGGTGTATTTCTCCGCGTGGTTTAAATATCACTACCCGGCAGAATTCTGCGTTGGCCTCCTGCGCGCCCAACCCATGGGCTTCTACTCGCCGCAATCCTTGCTTGCCGACGCCAAACGCCACGGAGTAACAACGCTACCCATTGATGTGAACTGCTCCCAAGTAGAAGCGAGCATCGAGCAAGGCGCGATCAGATTAGGGCTCAACCTGGTCAAAGGCCTTGGAGAAAAAGCCGCTGCCGCAGTAGTAGCGCACGCCCCCTATCAGGATGTAGGCGATCTAGCGCGCCGGGCAGATCTGGGGCGCGCCAAAATTGAGGCACTCGCCAGAGCCGGTGCCTTGGAGCGTTTTGGTTCTCGGCGCCAAGCCCTATGGCAGGCAGGAACAGTAGAGCACGCTGGAATGTTGCCAGGCCTTGCAGTAGAGGCACCAGCGCTGCCTGGCATGACGGCCTTTGAGCTGATGGCAAGTGATATCGCCTCAACCGGGGTGAGCGAGATACAGCCCATTGAGATGCTGCGGGAATGGTTAGATACCCAAGGTGTGCTCAAGGCCTGTGACCTGCTTACGCCAGAAGATGGCACCCGTATCCGCATCGCCGGGGTGATCACCCACCGCCAGCGCCCCAAAACCGCCCAAGGCGTGACCTTTTTGGGCATGGAAGATGAGACAGGGTTGATGAATATCGTGGTCTCAGTGGGGTTATGGGAGCGATCCTTATTGGCCCGTAGCGCTAAAGCCGTGATGGTTCGTGGCATCGTGCAAAACCAAAACGGGGTGGCCAGCATCGTGGCGGATAAGTTTGAGCCACTGCCGCTTGCTCATGCCTTGAGCAGAGGGTCGAGGGATTTTAGGTGA
- a CDS encoding MetQ/NlpA family ABC transporter substrate-binding protein, whose protein sequence is MKKILSTALAASLLSTGLVACSSDSNEASDTIKVGSTDSSQKAWQVWEDKAKEAGINLEVVNFADYSTPNQALSQHQIDANQFQHLKFLAEYNANTGEHLVPVGSSEVVPLALFWKDHDSLDGIEGENIAIPNDPTNQARALHVLAAADLITLKNKDQLSPTPADVDTKASKVTLTPVDAAQTPAAYGDGQPAIINNNFLDRAGIDAKTAIFKDDPASPEAEPYINVLVTTEDRADDPQLQQLVEIWHSPEVQEARKQDTKGTAYPIQRSQEDLQEILDKLEQDAKQQ, encoded by the coding sequence ATGAAGAAAATCCTCAGCACAGCACTCGCCGCCAGCCTGCTTAGCACGGGCCTTGTAGCCTGCTCCAGCGATAGCAACGAGGCCAGCGATACCATCAAGGTCGGCTCCACCGACTCATCTCAGAAGGCCTGGCAGGTATGGGAGGACAAAGCCAAAGAGGCCGGCATTAACCTCGAGGTAGTCAATTTTGCCGATTACTCCACCCCAAACCAGGCGCTTTCCCAGCACCAGATCGACGCCAACCAATTCCAGCACCTGAAGTTCTTGGCAGAATATAACGCCAATACTGGCGAGCATCTCGTGCCTGTTGGATCCAGCGAGGTCGTGCCCCTGGCACTGTTTTGGAAGGATCACGATTCCCTCGATGGCATCGAAGGTGAAAACATTGCCATCCCCAATGATCCCACCAATCAAGCGCGCGCCCTGCACGTGCTTGCTGCGGCTGATCTGATCACGCTTAAGAATAAAGACCAGCTCAGCCCCACCCCTGCCGATGTGGATACCAAGGCCTCCAAGGTCACGCTCACCCCAGTGGATGCAGCCCAAACCCCGGCAGCCTATGGCGATGGCCAACCGGCGATTATCAATAACAACTTCCTTGATCGCGCCGGCATCGATGCCAAGACGGCCATCTTCAAAGACGATCCCGCATCCCCTGAGGCCGAGCCCTATATCAACGTCTTAGTCACCACCGAGGATCGCGCCGATGATCCACAACTGCAACAGCTTGTAGAGATTTGGCACAGCCCCGAGGTCCAAGAGGCCCGTAAGCAAGACACCAAGGGCACTGCCTATCCCATTCAGCGCAGTCAGGAAGATCTCCAAGAAATCCTGGACAAGCTGGAACAAGACGCCAAGCAACAATAA